One Microlunatus soli genomic window carries:
- a CDS encoding DinB family protein, with protein sequence MGYPNEDVAELFEQTSRRLVDRMTGLTDDEWRWQPISDDEKLTIRWRLDHIAEAVGGRRNWEWLGAEPSDALELSPADSAAAAVATAERVVDEFVRLIRRPDIDLDQPIGPIAGQYGDAARRGLVLHTLDELIHHAAETALIRDLYAAR encoded by the coding sequence GTGGGATATCCGAACGAAGACGTTGCGGAGTTGTTCGAGCAGACGAGTCGGCGCTTGGTCGACCGGATGACCGGCCTCACTGACGACGAGTGGAGATGGCAGCCGATCTCCGACGATGAGAAGCTGACCATCCGGTGGCGTCTGGACCACATTGCCGAGGCAGTCGGTGGGCGACGCAACTGGGAGTGGCTCGGCGCGGAGCCGTCCGACGCGCTCGAGCTGTCGCCGGCCGACTCGGCTGCGGCTGCCGTGGCGACCGCAGAGCGGGTCGTGGACGAGTTTGTGCGGCTGATCCGTCGGCCGGACATCGATCTCGATCAACCGATCGGGCCGATCGCCGGCCAGTACGGTGATGCCGCACGCAGAGGTCTCGTTCTGCATACCCTCGACGAACTCATCCACCATGCAGCGGAAACTGCCCTGATCCGGGATCTGTACGCCGCCCGATGA
- a CDS encoding dihydrodipicolinate synthase family protein — MTAETALSRSRPEPIDPADTARSAATEPTAPLERFRAGGVIPAHPLALTDDGRLDERRQRALTRYYLEAGSIGVAVAVHTTQFAVHEPGRGLLDPLLTLAAETAREYHSDGELPVLVAGLSGPTEQAVAEARLAADLGYHLCLLAPHGVGDVDESYLLDRARAVGEVLPVIGFYLQPAVGGRRLSRTFWRSLAELPTTVGIKVAPFDRYATLEVVHGVAESARRSEIALYTGNDDHIVMDLLTSFTGTTSTGRLERLEMVGGLLGQWAVWTQEAVRTLGLARRAKAGEVQPLHELLQLNPALTDANGVLFDAPNSFAGSIAGVHEVLRRQGLLSNMVFLTDAERLSPGQAEEIDRIWRAYPELRDDAFIAEHLDRWLG, encoded by the coding sequence ATGACCGCGGAGACCGCGCTCAGCCGATCGCGACCGGAGCCGATCGATCCGGCCGACACGGCGCGCTCGGCTGCCACGGAGCCGACGGCACCGCTCGAACGGTTCCGGGCCGGCGGCGTCATCCCTGCCCATCCGCTGGCCCTGACCGACGACGGCCGGCTCGACGAACGACGGCAGCGGGCGCTCACCCGCTACTACCTGGAGGCCGGTTCGATCGGCGTCGCGGTCGCCGTCCACACCACCCAGTTCGCGGTGCACGAGCCGGGTCGCGGGCTGTTGGACCCACTGCTCACCCTGGCCGCCGAGACTGCACGGGAATACCACAGCGACGGTGAACTTCCGGTGTTGGTGGCCGGGCTCAGTGGACCGACCGAGCAGGCCGTCGCCGAGGCCCGGCTGGCCGCCGACCTGGGCTATCACCTGTGTCTGTTGGCACCGCACGGTGTCGGCGATGTCGACGAGAGCTATCTGCTGGACCGGGCCCGCGCGGTCGGCGAGGTGCTGCCGGTGATCGGCTTCTACCTGCAACCCGCGGTCGGCGGCCGGCGACTGTCCCGGACCTTCTGGCGCAGCCTGGCCGAGTTGCCGACCACGGTCGGGATCAAGGTCGCACCGTTCGACCGGTACGCGACCCTGGAGGTCGTGCACGGGGTCGCCGAGTCCGCCCGCCGGTCCGAGATCGCGCTCTACACCGGCAACGACGACCACATCGTGATGGACCTGCTGACCTCGTTCACCGGCACCACGTCGACCGGTCGGCTGGAACGGCTGGAGATGGTCGGCGGGCTGCTCGGCCAGTGGGCGGTCTGGACCCAGGAGGCGGTCCGGACGCTCGGACTGGCCCGACGCGCCAAGGCCGGCGAGGTGCAGCCGTTGCACGAGTTGCTGCAGCTCAATCCGGCGTTGACCGATGCCAACGGCGTGTTGTTCGATGCGCCGAACTCCTTCGCCGGCAGCATCGCCGGCGTGCACGAGGTGCTCCGTCGGCAGGGTCTGTTGAGCAACATGGTCTTTCTCACCGACGCCGAACGACTCTCACCCGGACAGGCCGAGGAGATCGACCGGATCTGGCGGGCCTACCCCGAGCTCCGCGACGACGCCTTCATCGCCGAGCACCTCGACCGCTGGCTGGGCTGA
- a CDS encoding NAD-dependent epimerase/dehydratase family protein: MQTVEDLERRLAEPSPGLITDLAALDGDLLVLGAAGKLGPSLVRLALAGIAKAGTGATVYAASRFGSPGSEQALRDAGAETVVADLTDERALAGLPDAANVIFLVGAKFGSYGNEADTWHTNCYLPGRVAERFAGSRITALSTGNVYPLVDVASGGADESTPPDPVGEYAMSCLGRERVMTAVAARHQTPLALIRLNYAVELRYGVLVDLGQQIMAGEPVDLSTGAVNVIWQGFANEVTLRSLLRADVPPLTLNLTGVETLQVRDLAQTMADRLGRPVTFTGTEQPTALLSDARRCRQLFGGPAIEVDELIGLTAGWLQAGGPVHGKPTKFQRRDGKF, from the coding sequence ATGCAGACCGTCGAGGACCTCGAGCGCAGGCTCGCCGAGCCGAGCCCCGGCCTGATCACCGATCTGGCCGCGCTGGACGGCGACCTGCTGGTGCTGGGTGCGGCCGGCAAGCTCGGCCCGAGCCTGGTCCGGCTGGCGCTGGCCGGGATCGCCAAGGCCGGCACCGGAGCCACCGTGTACGCCGCCTCCCGGTTCGGCAGCCCCGGCAGTGAGCAGGCCCTCCGCGACGCGGGTGCGGAGACGGTCGTCGCCGACCTGACCGACGAGCGGGCGCTGGCCGGTCTGCCGGACGCGGCGAACGTGATCTTCCTGGTCGGCGCGAAGTTCGGTTCGTACGGCAACGAGGCCGACACCTGGCACACCAACTGCTATCTGCCGGGCCGGGTCGCCGAACGGTTCGCCGGCTCCCGGATCACCGCCCTGTCCACCGGAAACGTCTACCCGCTGGTCGATGTCGCCTCCGGCGGTGCCGACGAATCGACACCGCCGGACCCGGTCGGCGAGTACGCGATGTCCTGTCTGGGCAGGGAACGGGTGATGACCGCGGTCGCGGCCCGGCACCAGACCCCGCTGGCCCTGATCCGACTGAACTACGCCGTCGAACTGCGCTACGGGGTGCTGGTCGACCTCGGCCAGCAGATCATGGCCGGCGAACCGGTCGACCTGAGCACCGGCGCGGTGAACGTCATCTGGCAGGGCTTCGCCAACGAGGTCACCCTGCGGTCGCTGCTGCGAGCCGACGTACCGCCGCTGACCCTCAACCTGACCGGGGTCGAAACCCTGCAGGTCCGTGATCTTGCTCAGACGATGGCCGACCGGCTGGGTCGGCCGGTGACCTTCACCGGCACCGAGCAGCCGACCGCACTGCTGTCCGATGCCCGACGCTGCCGGCAACTGTTCGGCGGTCCGGCGATCGAGGTCGACGAACTGATCGGGCTGACCGCGGGCTGGCTGCAGGCCGGCGGCCCGGTGCACGGCAAGCCCACCAAATTCCAACGACGGGACGGCAAGTTCTGA
- a CDS encoding DegT/DnrJ/EryC1/StrS family aminotransferase produces the protein MSIGVASLAVNGGRPELDGLGPFPSWPQFGPEEETGLIDVLRSGAWGSTSGQLVATFETEFAAFHRTRHATALNNCTAGIAACLRAADIGVGDEVIVPPYTFIATASAALMVGATPIFADIDPTNHLLDPAPVEAAITDRTRAIIPVHLAGNVADLDAFVELGRRHDLLIIEDAAQAIGASWRDRPVGGFGAFGVFSFQSSKNMTAGEGGIVTTDDDARAAAIYSQVNLGRVRGGGWYQHETIGYNLRLTEFQAAVLRAQLDRFEDQQAVRDERAAQLRADLADVDGVLVDAIDDRVSSHGHHLFIFRLPELGARGLREAAAAALRAEGLPGVSTGYLPLHRNPALQRATADLARRLGRPEVTANCPATDLISTDTLWLPHETLLGSPEQIAAVGRAIAKIAHAADQLG, from the coding sequence ATGTCGATCGGCGTCGCAAGCCTTGCCGTCAACGGAGGACGACCCGAGTTGGACGGGCTGGGACCGTTCCCGTCCTGGCCGCAGTTCGGCCCCGAGGAGGAGACCGGACTGATCGACGTGCTGCGCTCCGGAGCCTGGGGCAGCACCAGCGGTCAGCTGGTGGCCACCTTCGAGACCGAGTTCGCCGCCTTCCACCGGACCCGGCACGCGACAGCGTTGAACAACTGCACCGCCGGCATCGCCGCCTGCCTGCGGGCGGCCGACATCGGCGTCGGCGACGAGGTGATCGTGCCGCCGTACACCTTCATCGCCACGGCTTCGGCGGCGCTGATGGTGGGAGCCACCCCGATATTCGCCGACATCGACCCGACCAACCACCTGCTCGACCCGGCCCCCGTCGAGGCCGCGATCACCGACCGCACCCGGGCGATCATCCCGGTCCATCTGGCCGGCAACGTCGCCGACCTGGACGCCTTCGTCGAGCTCGGCCGCCGGCACGATCTGTTGATCATCGAAGACGCCGCGCAGGCGATCGGGGCGAGCTGGCGGGACCGTCCGGTCGGCGGCTTCGGTGCCTTCGGCGTCTTCAGCTTCCAGTCCTCCAAGAACATGACCGCCGGCGAGGGCGGCATCGTCACCACCGACGACGACGCCCGGGCGGCCGCGATCTACTCCCAGGTCAATCTCGGCCGGGTCCGCGGCGGCGGCTGGTACCAGCACGAGACGATCGGCTACAACCTGCGGCTGACCGAGTTCCAGGCCGCGGTGTTGCGGGCCCAGCTCGATCGCTTCGAGGACCAGCAGGCCGTACGGGACGAGCGCGCCGCCCAGCTGCGCGCCGACCTCGCCGACGTCGACGGCGTGCTCGTCGACGCGATCGACGACCGGGTCAGCAGCCACGGCCACCACCTCTTCATCTTCCGGTTGCCCGAGCTCGGCGCCCGCGGGTTGCGGGAAGCCGCCGCCGCGGCGCTGCGCGCCGAAGGGCTGCCCGGCGTGTCCACCGGCTACCTGCCGCTGCACCGCAATCCGGCGTTGCAGCGGGCCACGGCCGACCTGGCCCGACGACTGGGCCGACCGGAGGTCACCGCGAACTGCCCGGCCACCGATCTGATCAGTACCGACACGCTGTGGCTACCGCACGAGACGCTGCTCGGCAGTCCGGAACAGATCGCCGCCGTCGGTCGGGCGATCGCCAAGATCGCGCACGCCGCCGACCAACTCGGCTGA
- a CDS encoding DegT/DnrJ/EryC1/StrS family aminotransferase produces the protein MTNPAGSATDLHPIRTKPLPGVGDAAGRRLGAEEIAALTRVISSGQLNSTVGNETRTFEAAFADYYDIPYAVTATSGTAAIHLAVAAVDPEPGDEIITTGLSDAGTVLPILAQNAIPVFADVDPRTGNLDPDAVQAKITDRTRAIIAVHLFGIPAPVAELRAIADRHGIVLIEDCAQAYLTRTAEGALAGTVGQLGCFSLQQSKHITAGDGGIVISADEALARRARLFADKGWPRDTGERTHLFLGLNYRMTELQAAVAGAQLGKLAGVVADRRRQAIRLTETVDALPGLSAAPVDGNSYWQFPIYLDPEQAGGDAAEYAAVLRQLGIGTNPGYLDRPLYRTPALADAITYGSSGYPLTAVDHRPDYSVGSCPQTEELINHRLLVVMWNENYTDADVDDLALALRTASDLLAR, from the coding sequence ATGACGAACCCCGCCGGCTCGGCGACCGACCTGCACCCGATCCGTACCAAGCCGCTGCCCGGTGTCGGCGACGCGGCCGGACGGCGGCTGGGGGCGGAGGAGATCGCTGCCCTCACCCGGGTGATCAGCAGCGGGCAGCTGAACAGCACCGTCGGCAACGAGACCAGGACCTTCGAAGCCGCCTTCGCCGATTACTACGACATCCCGTACGCCGTCACCGCCACGTCCGGGACGGCAGCGATCCATCTGGCCGTCGCCGCCGTCGACCCGGAACCCGGTGACGAGATCATCACCACCGGGTTGTCCGATGCCGGCACCGTGCTGCCGATCCTGGCTCAGAACGCGATCCCGGTCTTCGCCGATGTCGATCCGCGGACCGGCAATCTCGATCCGGACGCGGTGCAGGCCAAGATCACCGACCGGACCCGGGCGATCATCGCGGTCCATCTGTTCGGCATCCCGGCGCCGGTCGCCGAGCTGCGGGCGATCGCCGACCGGCACGGCATCGTGCTGATCGAGGACTGTGCGCAGGCCTACCTGACCAGAACGGCCGAGGGCGCACTGGCCGGCACCGTCGGACAGCTCGGCTGCTTCAGCCTGCAACAGTCCAAGCACATCACGGCCGGTGACGGCGGCATCGTGATCAGTGCCGACGAAGCGTTGGCCCGCCGGGCCCGGCTCTTCGCCGACAAGGGCTGGCCGCGAGACACCGGCGAACGGACCCACCTCTTCCTCGGCCTGAACTACCGGATGACCGAACTGCAGGCCGCGGTCGCCGGCGCCCAGCTCGGCAAGCTGGCCGGGGTGGTGGCGGACCGGCGACGGCAGGCGATTCGACTGACCGAGACCGTCGACGCACTGCCCGGACTCTCGGCCGCGCCGGTCGACGGCAACAGCTACTGGCAGTTCCCGATCTACCTCGACCCGGAGCAGGCCGGCGGCGATGCCGCCGAATACGCCGCGGTGCTCCGGCAGCTGGGCATCGGTACCAACCCGGGCTACCTGGACCGGCCGCTGTATCGGACGCCCGCGCTCGCCGACGCCATCACCTACGGCAGCTCCGGCTACCCGCTGACCGCTGTTGATCATCGGCCGGACTACAGCGTCGGCAGCTGCCCGCAGACCGAGGAGTTGATCAATCACCGACTGCTGGTGGTGATGTGGAACGAGAACTACACCGACGCCGATGTCGATGATCTTGCTCTGGCCCTGCGAACCGCTTCGGATCTGCTCGCCCGATGA
- a CDS encoding IS110 family RNA-guided transposase codes for MKSASNTLPDQPINDLTAGIDWAVADHAVCVVDGRGHRVDQTLVEHTADGLRKLIKFLIDHGVGEVAIERPDGPIVDALLQADLTVVVISPNQVKNLRGRYGSAGNKDDRFDAFVLADTLRTDRPRLRPLIPDTAATVALRRACRTRKDLVAHRVAVANQLRSHLGNVFPGAVGLFKDLDSKISIAFLTRFPTQDQADWLTPKRLGDWLTKQGYSGKVPPTKLHGRLAAAARGITGSDAETQAHITHALLAILTTLVEQIAALTAQIDRQLHTHADQHIFTSLPRAGRVRAARLLAEIGDCRARFPTPESLACLAGAAPSTRQSGKLRAVTFRWSCDKQLRDAVTDFAGDSRHANPWAADLYQRARTRGHDHAHAVRILARAWLHVIWHCWQNGVSYDPAQHHALQRILQAQNQPA; via the coding sequence ATGAAGTCTGCCAGTAATACTCTGCCCGACCAACCCATCAACGACCTCACCGCTGGGATCGACTGGGCGGTTGCCGATCACGCCGTCTGTGTCGTCGACGGCCGCGGCCATCGAGTCGATCAGACCCTGGTCGAACACACCGCGGACGGGCTGCGGAAGTTGATCAAGTTCCTCATCGATCACGGAGTCGGCGAGGTCGCGATCGAGCGCCCGGACGGTCCGATTGTCGACGCCCTGCTCCAAGCCGACCTGACCGTAGTCGTGATCAGTCCGAACCAGGTCAAGAACCTCCGCGGCCGCTACGGCTCGGCCGGCAACAAGGACGACCGATTCGACGCGTTCGTGCTGGCCGACACCCTGCGCACCGACCGGCCCCGGCTGCGGCCACTCATCCCCGACACCGCCGCGACGGTTGCGCTGCGTCGGGCCTGCCGCACCCGCAAGGACCTGGTCGCTCACCGAGTCGCGGTGGCCAACCAGCTCCGATCCCATCTCGGCAACGTGTTCCCCGGCGCGGTCGGCCTGTTCAAAGATCTCGATTCCAAGATCAGCATCGCGTTCCTGACCCGATTCCCCACCCAAGACCAAGCCGACTGGCTGACCCCCAAACGCCTCGGCGACTGGCTGACCAAACAGGGCTACTCCGGCAAAGTCCCGCCGACCAAACTGCATGGCCGGCTGGCCGCCGCGGCCCGCGGCATCACCGGATCCGACGCCGAAACCCAGGCCCACATCACCCACGCCCTGCTCGCAATCTTGACCACCCTGGTCGAACAGATCGCGGCACTCACCGCCCAGATCGACCGGCAACTCCACACCCACGCCGACCAACACATCTTCACCAGCCTGCCCCGAGCAGGACGAGTCCGCGCAGCCCGGCTGCTGGCCGAGATCGGCGACTGCCGCGCCAGATTCCCCACCCCCGAATCGCTGGCCTGTCTGGCCGGTGCCGCACCCTCCACCCGGCAATCGGGCAAACTCCGCGCCGTCACCTTCCGCTGGTCCTGCGACAAACAACTCCGCGACGCTGTCACCGACTTCGCCGGCGACAGCCGACACGCCAACCCCTGGGCCGCCGACCTCTACCAACGAGCCCGCACCCGAGGACACGACCACGCCCACGCCGTCCGCATCCTCGCCCGAGCCTGGCTGCACGTGATCTGGCACTGCTGGCAAAACGGCGTCTCCTACGACCCCGCCCAACACCACGCCCTCCAACGCATCCTCCAAGCCCAAAACCAGCCGGCTTGA
- a CDS encoding DUF4091 domain-containing protein, producing MSEQVQLFRPAGWVLAAFAAVLVISSAGATPRAYGADDIVLGDFESATETHAILRSPSIDRAELAGDFATEGSTAVHFRIGTRTLGESSFGIMQLPSGSALQQADYASRSYLRAAVVNATPEPNTLYLVIRDTSGHYLQKSLPAEPWSVRYFTVPTSQLAASGTDPAQIAHLQFSSERSAAAEDLWIDDIRLTDTDTPESELQDAVAPRLIAAMGLAERLEDARERLATTRSTITGHAGPDRWLLGQGSRFDDQLDAIATRIDGIADDVTQARAVLTDLTALDRRVQRFAGQVDARRADRGSFAGIGWSASTDSVYPRDLRCLCSTEPHPVELGRGESESTQLVTMPYGGGLTDASVSVVSAPSGLTVTSAPVASLDLSDPKIRQIPATPTAERPSTYRGWTPDPILTDRTTVDVAGDDLEAFWIEVRATDRATIGRQRVELELSAAGRPAHRIDLPVTVWDFTVPDTRLKTAIGHDPAAYAEPWGVTDPDQVARLVDQEYAFLAGYRIQPDNIYRKVYQSRPPTVQEIRRWEKLPGGLKQFNVWYFDPRTFTIDQPDTWDADADALFDKIAPSIEAYRKAGLIDKAYLYCCDETRAEYVPMIKHVLGRFKERFGDVKVLTTAIDDRMGLDSGLADLIDEWVRDVPWYDPAVIAERRSRGLESWWYLHAGVYNPAPNVDLNYRPGDLRTLLGPMINKADVDGFLYYRVDRWYGNGKLDDGPLSSWGPLTWNDRAGDGSLFYPGITGPIPSVRLENMKDGLEDYALIDLLKQRADRPGADPQLVARARELIKAEQIVQNAFRYDRTSDHYRAWRHDIASVITRLGT from the coding sequence GTGAGTGAGCAGGTCCAGCTTTTCAGGCCGGCCGGCTGGGTGTTGGCCGCCTTCGCCGCGGTGTTGGTGATCAGCTCGGCCGGCGCGACGCCCAGAGCGTACGGCGCCGACGACATCGTGCTCGGCGACTTCGAGTCGGCGACCGAGACCCACGCAATCCTGCGGTCACCGTCGATCGACCGAGCCGAGCTGGCCGGCGACTTCGCCACCGAGGGCAGCACAGCGGTGCACTTCCGGATCGGGACCAGGACCCTGGGTGAATCCTCCTTCGGCATCATGCAACTACCCAGCGGCAGCGCCCTGCAGCAGGCCGACTACGCCAGCCGCAGCTATCTGCGGGCCGCCGTGGTGAACGCCACCCCGGAACCGAACACGCTCTACCTGGTGATCCGCGACACCAGTGGTCACTATCTGCAGAAGTCGTTGCCGGCCGAGCCCTGGAGCGTCCGCTACTTCACCGTCCCGACCAGCCAGCTCGCGGCGTCGGGCACCGATCCGGCGCAGATCGCCCATCTGCAGTTCAGCAGCGAACGGTCGGCAGCGGCCGAGGACCTGTGGATCGACGACATCCGGCTGACCGACACCGATACACCGGAGAGCGAACTGCAGGACGCGGTGGCGCCGCGACTGATCGCCGCGATGGGACTTGCCGAGCGTCTGGAGGACGCCCGGGAGCGGTTGGCCACCACCCGGTCCACCATCACCGGTCATGCCGGGCCCGATCGATGGCTGCTCGGCCAGGGCAGCAGGTTCGACGATCAACTCGACGCCATCGCAACCCGGATCGACGGGATCGCAGACGATGTCACGCAGGCCCGTGCCGTGCTCACCGATCTGACAGCGCTCGATCGGAGAGTGCAGCGGTTCGCCGGCCAGGTCGATGCCCGTCGGGCCGATCGCGGATCCTTCGCCGGGATCGGCTGGTCGGCCTCCACCGACTCCGTCTATCCCCGCGATCTTCGGTGCTTGTGCAGCACTGAACCGCACCCGGTCGAGCTCGGCCGCGGCGAGTCGGAAAGCACCCAGCTGGTCACCATGCCGTACGGGGGTGGGCTGACTGACGCTTCGGTGTCGGTGGTCTCGGCGCCGTCCGGGCTCACGGTGACCAGCGCGCCGGTCGCATCGCTGGACCTGTCGGACCCCAAGATCCGGCAGATCCCGGCGACACCGACCGCGGAGCGCCCCTCGACCTACCGCGGCTGGACACCGGACCCGATCCTGACCGACCGGACCACCGTCGACGTCGCCGGTGATGATCTTGAAGCATTCTGGATCGAGGTGCGTGCCACCGACCGGGCCACCATCGGACGGCAACGGGTCGAGCTGGAGCTCAGCGCCGCCGGACGTCCGGCGCACCGGATCGATCTTCCGGTGACGGTCTGGGACTTCACCGTGCCCGACACCCGGCTGAAGACCGCGATCGGACACGACCCGGCCGCGTACGCCGAGCCGTGGGGTGTCACCGATCCCGACCAGGTTGCCAGGTTGGTCGACCAGGAGTACGCCTTCCTGGCCGGCTATCGGATCCAGCCGGACAACATCTACCGCAAGGTGTACCAATCGCGGCCGCCGACGGTGCAGGAGATTCGCCGCTGGGAGAAGCTCCCCGGTGGGCTCAAGCAGTTCAACGTCTGGTACTTCGATCCGCGGACCTTCACCATCGACCAGCCCGACACCTGGGACGCCGACGCGGACGCCCTGTTCGACAAGATCGCACCGTCGATCGAGGCCTACCGGAAGGCGGGGCTGATCGACAAGGCGTACCTGTACTGCTGTGACGAGACCCGCGCCGAGTACGTGCCGATGATCAAGCACGTGCTCGGTCGGTTCAAGGAACGCTTCGGCGATGTCAAGGTCCTGACGACAGCGATCGACGACCGGATGGGCCTGGACTCCGGCTTGGCCGATCTGATCGACGAATGGGTCCGCGACGTCCCGTGGTATGACCCGGCGGTGATCGCTGAGCGCCGATCACGAGGGTTGGAGTCCTGGTGGTATCTGCATGCAGGCGTCTACAACCCCGCGCCCAACGTTGATCTCAACTATCGACCCGGCGACCTTCGTACGCTGCTCGGACCGATGATCAACAAGGCCGATGTCGACGGTTTCCTCTACTACCGGGTGGATCGGTGGTACGGCAACGGCAAGCTGGACGACGGCCCGCTCAGTTCCTGGGGACCATTGACCTGGAACGATCGTGCCGGCGACGGATCCCTCTTCTATCCCGGCATCACGGGACCGATCCCGTCGGTCCGGCTGGAGAACATGAAGGACGGCCTGGAGGACTACGCGCTGATCGACCTGCTCAAGCAACGCGCCGACCGACCCGGTGCCGACCCGCAACTGGTCGCCCGCGCACGGGAGTTGATCAAGGCCGAGCAGATCGTGCAGAACGCGTTCCGCTACGACCGGACCAGTGATCACTACCGGGCCTGGCGGCACGACATCGCCTCGGTGATCACTCGGCTCGGGACATGA
- a CDS encoding ATP-binding cassette domain-containing protein: MGHIEVADVGYQLPDGRPLLDEVGFRVGDGAHVALVGANGCGKTTLLRIIAGDIAAHTGTVTGSGGIGIMRQFIGTGRGVETVRDLLLSVASARVRAAASAVDRAELAVMDSDDERTHLGYAEALAEWADAGGYDAEVLWDICCTEAFGVSYDLAKYRDVMTLSGGEQKRLVLRLLLRSPEQVLILDEPDNYLDVPSKQWLEDRLNETSKTVLYVSHDRELLANTAHQIVTLEGSADGNSAWVHGAGFASYHQARLDRHERSAELGRRWQEQRDRLEELVRTLRQAKSPKTQAAVTRLQRHELTRPPDPPRQQRLRMRLQGGRTGVRALTCTDLALTGLTSPFDLEVCYGERVAVLGANGTGKSHFMRLLGGWPELDAVAHTGGWKLGARVVPGHFSQSHEHPELAGRTLLEILWTDWSLGPDQAARALNRYELVAAREQPFDTLSGGQQARLQILLLELSGATLLLLDEPTDNLDVASAEALESALDEFDGTVLAVTHDRWFAHSFDRYVTFAEDGRVIETDDPDWTGSAVMSRAE, translated from the coding sequence ATGGGCCACATCGAGGTTGCCGACGTCGGCTATCAGCTGCCGGACGGCCGACCGTTGCTGGACGAGGTCGGTTTCCGCGTCGGTGACGGTGCCCATGTCGCCCTGGTCGGCGCCAACGGCTGCGGCAAGACCACGCTGTTGCGGATCATCGCCGGCGACATCGCAGCGCACACCGGCACCGTGACCGGCAGCGGCGGCATCGGGATCATGCGGCAGTTCATCGGCACCGGCCGCGGAGTCGAGACCGTCCGCGACCTCTTGTTGTCTGTCGCCTCGGCGCGTGTCCGCGCAGCTGCGTCCGCGGTCGACCGCGCCGAGTTGGCGGTGATGGACAGCGACGACGAACGGACCCACCTGGGCTATGCCGAAGCGCTGGCCGAGTGGGCCGACGCCGGTGGCTACGACGCAGAGGTGCTCTGGGACATCTGTTGCACCGAGGCCTTCGGGGTGTCCTACGACCTGGCGAAGTACCGGGACGTGATGACGCTGTCCGGTGGCGAGCAGAAGCGGCTGGTGCTCCGGCTTCTCCTCCGCAGCCCCGAACAGGTGTTGATCTTGGACGAGCCCGACAACTACCTCGACGTGCCCAGCAAGCAGTGGCTGGAGGATCGACTGAACGAGACCTCGAAAACCGTTCTGTATGTCTCGCATGATCGCGAACTGCTCGCCAACACTGCGCACCAGATCGTCACCCTCGAAGGCTCGGCGGACGGCAACTCGGCGTGGGTGCACGGCGCCGGCTTCGCCAGTTATCACCAGGCCCGGTTGGATCGACACGAACGTTCTGCCGAACTCGGGCGGCGTTGGCAGGAGCAACGCGACCGGCTCGAGGAGTTGGTCCGTACGCTGCGGCAGGCCAAGTCGCCGAAGACCCAGGCCGCGGTGACCCGGCTGCAGCGCCATGAGCTCACCCGACCACCGGACCCTCCGCGCCAACAACGACTCCGGATGCGACTGCAGGGCGGCCGGACCGGGGTGCGAGCCCTGACCTGCACCGACCTCGCCCTGACCGGACTGACCTCGCCGTTCGACCTTGAGGTCTGCTATGGCGAACGGGTGGCCGTGCTCGGCGCCAACGGCACCGGCAAGAGTCACTTCATGCGTCTGCTCGGCGGCTGGCCGGAGCTCGACGCCGTTGCCCACACAGGCGGTTGGAAGCTTGGGGCACGCGTCGTCCCCGGACACTTCTCCCAATCCCACGAGCATCCGGAGCTGGCCGGTCGGACCTTGCTGGAGATCCTCTGGACGGACTGGTCGCTCGGCCCGGACCAGGCAGCCCGGGCGCTGAACCGCTATGAGCTCGTTGCCGCCCGCGAACAGCCGTTCGACACCCTCTCCGGCGGTCAGCAGGCACGGCTGCAGATCCTGCTGCTCGAACTCTCCGGTGCCACCCTGCTGCTGCTCGACGAGCCGACCGACAACCTCGATGTGGCGTCGGCGGAGGCGCTGGAGTCCGCGCTCGACGAGTTCGACGGTACCGTGTTGGCCGTCACCCACGACCGCTGGTTTGCTCACTCCTTCGACCGATACGTCACCTTCGCCGAGGACGGTCGGGTGATCGAGACCGACGATCCGGATTGGACCGGATCAGCCGTCATGTCCCGAGCCGAGTGA